Proteins found in one Candidatus Deferrimicrobium sp. genomic segment:
- the infA gene encoding translation initiation factor IF-1 produces MAKEEAIEIEGTVIEPLPNAMFRVELDNKMRVLAHISGKMRMHFIKILPGDRVTVQLTPYDLTRGRITYRSK; encoded by the coding sequence ATGGCAAAAGAAGAGGCGATAGAAATCGAGGGTACGGTGATCGAGCCGTTGCCGAATGCCATGTTCCGGGTGGAGCTCGACAACAAGATGAGGGTGCTCGCTCACATCTCCGGCAAGATGCGGATGCACTTCATAAAGATCCTGCCGGGGGATCGGGTAACCGTTCAGTTGACGCCGTACGACCTGACACGAGGTCGGATCACCTACCGATCGAAGTGA
- the rpmJ gene encoding 50S ribosomal protein L36, whose amino-acid sequence MKVRPSVRKFCVKCKVIRRKGVVRVICENPKHKQRQG is encoded by the coding sequence ATGAAGGTCAGACCGTCGGTTCGCAAGTTTTGCGTCAAGTGCAAGGTCATTCGCAGGAAGGGCGTCGTCCGGGTGATCTGCGAGAACCCGAAGCACAAGCAGCGCCAGGGATAG
- the rpsM gene encoding 30S ribosomal protein S13: MARIAGVDIPKTKKIGTALTYIYGIGPTSAAKILEEARVSPDLRTSTLGEDQVARIRDVIDANYRVEGDLRKEISMNIKRLMDLGAYRGLRHRKGLPARGQRTHTNARTRKGPRKGAVAKKKEATKK, translated from the coding sequence TTGGCACGCATAGCGGGAGTGGACATTCCTAAGACGAAGAAGATCGGGACAGCCCTTACCTACATTTACGGGATCGGTCCGACCTCCGCGGCGAAGATCCTCGAGGAGGCCCGCGTCTCGCCCGATTTGAGGACCAGCACGCTGGGAGAGGACCAGGTCGCCCGGATCCGGGACGTGATCGACGCCAATTATCGCGTCGAGGGGGACCTGCGCAAGGAAATATCGATGAACATCAAGCGGCTGATGGACCTCGGAGCGTACCGGGGCCTTCGGCATCGCAAGGGGCTGCCTGCGCGGGGTCAGCGAACCCACACGAACGCACGGACCCGGAAGGGTCCGCGCAAGGGGGCCGTCGCGAAGAAGAAGGAAGCAACGAAGAAATAA
- the rpsK gene encoding 30S ribosomal protein S11 yields MATPKKKGKRKVRRSVPVGVAHIQATFNNTIITITDPDGNTLAWASAGAKGFKGSRKSTPFAATVAAEEVAKKAMDSGVNTVTVHIKGPGSGREAALRSLQASGLKVNFIRDVTPIPHNGCRPPKRRRV; encoded by the coding sequence ATGGCAACACCGAAAAAGAAAGGCAAGAGGAAGGTCCGCCGGAGCGTGCCGGTCGGGGTGGCCCACATCCAGGCGACCTTCAACAACACGATCATCACGATCACCGATCCGGACGGGAACACCCTGGCATGGGCGAGCGCGGGCGCAAAGGGATTCAAGGGGTCCAGGAAAAGCACTCCCTTCGCGGCCACGGTGGCCGCTGAGGAAGTGGCGAAAAAGGCGATGGACAGCGGTGTGAACACCGTGACCGTTCACATCAAGGGACCCGGATCCGGCCGCGAGGCCGCGCTCCGCTCCCTGCAGGCCTCCGGGCTGAAGGTGAACTTCATCCGGGACGTGACGCCGATCCCGCACAACGGATGCCGGCCGCCGAAGCGCCGCCGCGTCTGA
- the rpsD gene encoding 30S ribosomal protein S4, which yields MARYREAVCRLCRREGIELYLKGDRCFTDKCAIKRRGYPPGQHGQRRPKHSDYGVQLREKQKAKRIYGLLERQFRNYFEKADRMKGKTGENLLILLERRLDSVAYKLGFAPTRRESRQIVRHGHFLVNGKKVNIPSFLVRSGDVLELREKSRKVPNVNESLDAVIRKGIPPWLELERDSFRGKIKTLPSRADIQEPIQEQLIVELYSK from the coding sequence TTGGCAAGGTATCGTGAAGCCGTCTGCAGGCTATGTCGCCGGGAAGGGATCGAGCTCTATCTGAAGGGAGATCGATGCTTCACCGACAAGTGCGCCATCAAGAGGAGGGGGTATCCGCCGGGCCAGCATGGCCAGCGGCGCCCGAAGCATAGCGATTACGGCGTCCAACTGAGGGAGAAGCAGAAGGCGAAGCGGATCTACGGCTTGCTGGAGCGCCAGTTCCGCAACTACTTCGAGAAGGCGGACCGGATGAAGGGGAAGACCGGCGAAAACCTGCTGATCCTCCTCGAGCGTCGCCTCGACAGCGTCGCCTACAAGCTGGGGTTCGCCCCGACCCGTCGGGAAAGTCGCCAGATCGTCCGACATGGGCACTTCCTCGTGAACGGAAAGAAGGTGAATATCCCGTCTTTCCTCGTCCGCTCGGGGGACGTCCTCGAACTGCGCGAAAAGAGTCGGAAGGTCCCGAACGTGAACGAGTCGCTCGACGCCGTGATCCGAAAGGGAATCCCACCCTGGCTCGAGCTAGAACGCGACAGTTTCCGTGGAAAGATCAAGACTCTGCCATCCCGGGCGGACATCCAGGAGCCGATCCAGGAACAGTTGATCGTCGAGCTCTACTCGAAGTAA
- a CDS encoding DNA-directed RNA polymerase subunit alpha, whose amino-acid sequence MFQRNWKQMIKPRRIEIQTDTATFNYGKFVAEPLERGFGTTLGNALRRILLSSLQGGAITSVRIEGVQHEFSTMTGVVEDVTDVVLNLKEVRLRMHSPEQRTLVLEAKGPRRVKASDISPDPMVEILNRDHHIAELSANAKLRMEMTVRMGKGYVSAERNLEENAPIGTIPIDAIFSPIRKVNFSVTNARVGQQTDYDRLTLEIWTDGSLLPADAVAYAAKIMKDQLTVFINFDDEAEIPDEPARLEEGGANENLYKPVEELELSVRAYNCLKNADIKYIGELVQKSEQEMLKTKNFGKKSLNEIKDVLVGMGFSLGMKIDEFTPEKFSPPRKED is encoded by the coding sequence ATGTTTCAGCGAAACTGGAAACAGATGATCAAGCCGCGTCGCATCGAGATCCAGACCGACACGGCGACGTTCAATTACGGAAAATTCGTTGCCGAGCCCCTCGAGCGGGGCTTCGGAACCACCCTCGGAAACGCCCTTCGCAGGATCCTCCTGTCTTCCCTGCAGGGCGGCGCCATCACCTCGGTCCGCATCGAGGGAGTGCAGCACGAGTTCTCCACGATGACGGGAGTCGTGGAGGACGTCACCGACGTCGTCCTCAACCTCAAGGAGGTCCGTCTCCGGATGCATTCGCCGGAGCAGCGTACGCTTGTGCTTGAGGCGAAAGGGCCCCGCCGGGTAAAGGCTTCCGACATCTCCCCGGACCCGATGGTGGAGATCCTTAACCGGGACCACCACATCGCGGAGCTCTCCGCGAATGCCAAGCTGCGCATGGAGATGACCGTCCGGATGGGGAAGGGCTACGTTTCGGCCGAGCGGAACCTCGAGGAGAACGCCCCGATCGGGACGATTCCCATCGACGCCATCTTCTCGCCGATCCGGAAGGTCAATTTCTCGGTGACCAACGCGCGGGTCGGGCAACAGACCGACTACGACCGACTGACGCTCGAGATCTGGACCGACGGCTCCCTCCTTCCCGCCGACGCGGTCGCCTATGCGGCGAAGATCATGAAGGACCAGTTGACCGTATTCATCAATTTCGACGACGAGGCGGAGATCCCCGACGAGCCGGCGCGGCTCGAGGAAGGGGGGGCGAACGAGAATCTCTACAAGCCGGTGGAAGAGCTGGAGCTCTCGGTTCGCGCCTACAATTGCCTGAAGAACGCGGATATCAAGTATATCGGCGAGCTCGTCCAGAAAAGCGAACAGGAAATGCTCAAGACCAAGAACTTCGGGAAGAAGAGCCTCAACGAGATCAAGGACGTCCTGGTCGGGATGGGGTTCTCCCTCGGAATGAAGATCGACGAGTTCACCCCGGAAAAGTTCAGCCCGCCGCGGAAAGAGGATTGA
- the rplQ gene encoding 50S ribosomal protein L17, with product MDHRKLGRKPAHRKALLRNLMNALVHAERIETTVSKAKELRPLADRLITLGKAATLHSRRRVFSLLTDKEATDKLFATLAGRFTGRQGGYTRIVRTGFRIGDGAEMAIIEYLPAEEKKAGGKGKKKAAAKKSPAKTAEKKKVEKETTKPAARKVKQAAPKDTKPRASHAQTQKTPEGGQG from the coding sequence ATGGATCACAGGAAGCTGGGAAGGAAACCCGCGCACCGCAAGGCGCTGCTGCGGAACCTGATGAACGCGCTCGTTCACGCCGAGCGGATCGAGACCACCGTTTCGAAAGCCAAGGAGCTGCGGCCGCTCGCGGACCGGTTGATCACCCTCGGGAAAGCTGCGACGCTCCATTCCCGCCGCCGGGTCTTTTCCCTCCTGACCGATAAGGAAGCGACCGACAAGCTGTTCGCCACGCTGGCCGGCCGATTCACCGGGCGTCAGGGCGGGTACACCCGTATTGTCCGGACGGGTTTCCGGATCGGGGACGGCGCCGAGATGGCGATCATCGAGTACCTGCCTGCGGAGGAGAAGAAGGCCGGCGGGAAGGGGAAGAAAAAAGCGGCCGCGAAGAAGTCGCCTGCGAAGACCGCGGAAAAGAAGAAGGTAGAGAAGGAGACGACGAAGCCCGCCGCCAGGAAGGTGAAGCAGGCCGCGCCGAAGGACACGAAGCCTCGCGCCTCGCACGCACAGACCCAGAAGACGCCGGAGGGCGGCCAGGGGTAG
- a CDS encoding transcriptional repressor, translating to MKRLLERIDREILATGGKRSRSRAAVIEGFFRAREHVTIEELTRSVRENAPGVGAVTVYRTLKLLERLGYAKELDFGEGARRYESNLSPHHDHLVCRQCGTVIEFEDREIENLQDLVTRRHGFHPTAHRLEIYGFCRRCASGKSAERIR from the coding sequence TTGAAACGACTCCTCGAACGGATCGACCGCGAGATCCTGGCCACGGGAGGCAAGAGAAGCCGAAGCCGGGCGGCCGTGATCGAGGGGTTCTTCCGCGCAAGGGAACACGTAACGATCGAGGAACTCACGCGTTCCGTCCGGGAGAACGCTCCGGGGGTCGGCGCGGTGACGGTATACCGGACGCTGAAGCTCCTCGAACGGCTCGGGTACGCGAAGGAGCTCGATTTCGGGGAGGGGGCCCGCCGCTATGAGAGCAACCTGTCCCCTCACCACGATCATCTCGTTTGCCGGCAATGCGGAACGGTCATCGAGTTCGAGGACAGGGAAATCGAAAATCTCCAGGATCTTGTGACCCGCCGCCACGGGTTCCATCCGACCGCGCACCGTCTCGAGATCTACGGGTTCTGCAGGAGATGCGCCTCGGGCAAATCCGCGGAGCGGATTCGATGA
- the feoB gene encoding ferrous iron transport protein B: MSTARTSPESLGAVILVGNPNVGKSVVFGALTGRYVNVSNYPGTTVEVTRGEAHDRGTSLEVIDTPGVYSLLPMSEDERVTRDILMREPGARVLQVCDAKNMRRSLMITAQLAEMEVPLVLAVNMADEARERGVMPRLETLKERLGVPAVPTVAVRKKGTDLLLPLLEHPSPSSVQVDYGSGIEAAILKMEALLPAKTPIGKRALAIMLLCGDDSLAPWLAENVSAARVREMNDVRNRLIEDEREEIVSLVNRARLSWIDQMLIELGVEESARSSRKIAQAFGRYSMDPLYGIPILVGVLALAYGFVGVFGAGYLVDLLQKSLFDGWVVPSITAFLDRFVPWAFLRDFLVGPYGLISMGLSYAVAIVLPIVGTFFLGFGILEDSGYLPRLAVMVDRLFKKIGCNGKAVLPMILGLGCDTMATLTTRILGSRKERVIVTLLLALGVPCSAQLGVILGMLSGVGPVATITWVGLMVGIILAVGFLAAKVIPGESSDFILEIPPIRWPQVGNLAIKTMARIEWYLREAVPLFLVGTLVLFTADRLGWLLRIQAAAEPLIVRLLDLPPKTTEAFLIGFLRRDYGAAGLYSMAKAGMLTHLQVVVSLVTMTLFIPCLANLLVIVKEQGVKVAVGMSLFIFPFAVLVGAAVNLFSRWAGITF, encoded by the coding sequence ATGAGCACCGCGAGGACTTCTCCTGAATCTCTGGGCGCCGTGATCCTGGTGGGAAACCCCAACGTCGGGAAGAGCGTCGTTTTCGGAGCCCTCACCGGGCGGTACGTGAACGTCTCGAACTATCCCGGCACGACGGTCGAGGTCACCCGCGGAGAGGCGCACGACCGGGGAACTTCCCTCGAGGTGATCGACACTCCCGGGGTGTACTCCCTCCTTCCCATGTCCGAGGACGAGCGGGTCACGCGGGACATCCTGATGCGGGAGCCCGGTGCGAGAGTCCTGCAGGTGTGCGACGCAAAGAACATGCGGCGCTCCCTGATGATCACCGCGCAACTCGCCGAGATGGAGGTTCCGCTCGTGCTCGCCGTAAACATGGCGGACGAAGCGCGGGAGCGCGGTGTAATGCCCCGGCTGGAGACCCTCAAGGAGCGTCTCGGGGTCCCGGCGGTTCCCACGGTGGCGGTGCGGAAAAAGGGGACGGACCTGCTCCTCCCTCTCCTCGAACACCCGTCGCCGTCCTCGGTTCAGGTCGATTACGGAAGCGGGATCGAAGCGGCCATCCTCAAGATGGAAGCGCTGCTGCCGGCGAAAACGCCGATCGGGAAGAGAGCGCTGGCGATCATGCTGCTGTGCGGCGACGACTCCCTCGCTCCGTGGCTGGCGGAGAACGTCTCCGCCGCCCGGGTCCGGGAGATGAACGACGTGAGGAACCGGCTCATTGAGGATGAGCGGGAGGAGATCGTTTCCCTTGTGAACCGGGCGCGCCTCTCCTGGATCGATCAGATGCTCATCGAGCTAGGGGTCGAGGAGTCGGCCCGTTCCTCCAGAAAAATCGCGCAGGCGTTCGGCAGGTACTCCATGGATCCCCTTTACGGGATCCCCATCCTGGTGGGCGTCCTGGCCCTCGCCTACGGCTTCGTCGGGGTATTCGGCGCGGGATACCTCGTCGACCTCCTGCAGAAGTCGCTCTTCGATGGCTGGGTCGTCCCGTCGATCACGGCGTTCCTCGACCGGTTCGTCCCCTGGGCGTTCCTGCGGGACTTCCTGGTGGGGCCGTACGGATTGATCTCGATGGGGCTTTCGTACGCCGTCGCGATCGTCCTCCCGATCGTCGGCACCTTTTTCCTCGGGTTCGGAATCCTTGAGGACTCCGGGTACCTGCCCAGGCTCGCGGTGATGGTGGATCGCCTTTTCAAGAAGATCGGTTGCAACGGCAAGGCGGTGCTTCCGATGATCCTCGGGCTCGGATGCGACACCATGGCGACCTTGACCACGCGGATCCTGGGGTCGCGCAAGGAGCGTGTGATCGTCACGCTGCTGCTGGCGCTCGGGGTCCCCTGTTCGGCGCAGCTGGGGGTGATCCTCGGAATGCTGTCGGGCGTCGGTCCGGTGGCTACCATCACATGGGTCGGACTGATGGTTGGGATCATCCTCGCCGTCGGTTTCCTCGCGGCGAAGGTGATCCCGGGTGAATCGTCGGACTTCATCTTAGAGATTCCCCCCATACGCTGGCCTCAGGTGGGGAACCTCGCGATAAAAACGATGGCGCGGATCGAATGGTACCTGCGGGAGGCGGTTCCCCTTTTCCTCGTCGGCACCCTCGTACTTTTCACCGCGGACCGGCTGGGTTGGCTGCTCCGGATCCAGGCCGCGGCGGAACCTCTGATCGTCCGTCTGCTCGACCTGCCGCCGAAGACGACGGAGGCGTTCCTGATCGGCTTCCTGCGCCGGGACTACGGGGCGGCGGGACTGTACAGCATGGCGAAGGCGGGGATGCTCACCCACCTCCAGGTGGTGGTGAGCCTGGTCACCATGACGCTTTTCATTCCGTGCCTTGCGAACCTCCTCGTGATCGTCAAAGAGCAGGGGGTGAAGGTGGCGGTCGGAATGTCCCTGTTCATCTTTCCGTTCGCCGTTCTGGTCGGCGCCGCGGTCAACCTCTTTTCGCGCTGGGCGGGGATCACATTTTGA
- a CDS encoding metal-dependent transcriptional regulator: MTEHGQDEILELLWTLREERKASRAEVLRSAAEPGPEGLLDELVEGGMVDASGEEILLTKNGEDRARGIIRRHRLAEVLLQNLFDLDNIQLENSACQFEHILSEPVVESVCTFLGHPPACPHGRPIPRGECCNRIRTEIRPLVMRLTESSLGATVRIVFITPRSKKRLEKLSALGIVPGSRVRLLQRNPSFVLEIGQTTVAVDRDITDEIYVKPT; this comes from the coding sequence ATGACCGAGCATGGGCAGGACGAGATTCTCGAGCTCCTGTGGACGCTTCGGGAAGAACGTAAGGCGAGTCGCGCGGAAGTGTTGCGATCCGCCGCGGAGCCGGGCCCCGAGGGCCTGCTCGATGAGCTGGTCGAGGGCGGCATGGTCGACGCTTCGGGGGAAGAGATCCTCCTCACGAAGAACGGAGAGGACCGCGCCCGCGGGATCATCCGGCGTCACCGCCTCGCGGAGGTGCTTTTGCAAAACCTGTTCGATCTTGACAACATACAGCTGGAAAACAGCGCCTGCCAGTTCGAGCATATCCTCTCCGAGCCCGTGGTCGAGAGCGTGTGCACCTTTCTCGGCCATCCCCCCGCTTGCCCGCACGGCCGCCCGATCCCGAGGGGGGAGTGTTGCAACCGGATCCGGACGGAGATCCGCCCCCTCGTGATGCGCTTGACCGAGTCGTCCCTCGGGGCCACTGTACGGATCGTCTTCATCACTCCGCGGTCGAAGAAGCGCCTGGAAAAACTCTCCGCCCTCGGGATCGTCCCGGGAAGCCGGGTTCGCCTCCTGCAGCGAAACCCTTCCTTCGTTCTTGAGATCGGCCAGACAACGGTCGCCGTCGACCGGGACATCACGGATGAGATCTACGTCAAGCCGACGTAG
- a CDS encoding PEGA domain-containing protein, translated as MRARCDRDSPRTLPCSPPQVISAWEAIRQRPVPEAELLVESLPSGAEIFVDGERRGVTPAHVRTKNIAPVRIRVSHPGYRDAAVTGQWLPGDTEILRFSLPGDRVARLGELLGGAARGKGGGAGPLVEELSAAAGTSRVAILMLGKEASGDGLRARLYSGRPPGLDPALLGETSIPEGKRGAEICGKWVADTLASDGWPREEPSERPWYNSPWLWGIRIGLGVAAAFGAAGGSGGSGGSGGSGGSSGGTVAVNF; from the coding sequence GTGCGCGCGCGTTGCGACCGGGATTCGCCCCGGACCCTGCCCTGTTCCCCCCCGCAGGTGATCTCCGCGTGGGAAGCGATCAGGCAACGCCCCGTCCCCGAAGCGGAACTTCTGGTCGAGTCGCTCCCCTCCGGCGCGGAGATATTCGTCGATGGAGAGCGTCGGGGAGTCACCCCGGCTCACGTTCGAACGAAAAATATCGCCCCTGTACGGATCCGCGTATCCCACCCCGGGTACAGGGATGCGGCAGTGACGGGGCAATGGCTACCGGGGGACACGGAGATATTGCGCTTCTCCCTTCCCGGTGACCGGGTGGCTCGCCTCGGCGAACTCCTTGGCGGTGCCGCGCGGGGAAAGGGCGGAGGCGCGGGACCCCTGGTCGAGGAACTCTCCGCGGCGGCCGGGACCTCGCGGGTGGCGATCCTGATGCTCGGGAAGGAAGCGAGCGGCGATGGGCTGCGCGCAAGGCTCTATTCCGGAAGGCCGCCCGGCCTGGATCCGGCGCTCCTCGGGGAGACATCGATCCCGGAGGGGAAAAGGGGGGCGGAAATCTGCGGGAAGTGGGTCGCCGATACCCTTGCCTCGGACGGGTGGCCGAGAGAGGAACCGTCGGAGAGGCCTTGGTACAATTCCCCCTGGCTTTGGGGGATCCGCATTGGCTTGGGGGTAGCTGCCGCGTTTGGGGCGGCGGGAGGGAGCGGAGGGTCCGGCGGCTCCGGCGGCTCCGGCGGATCTTCCGGGGGCACCGTCGCGGTGAATTTTTAG
- a CDS encoding FtsB family cell division protein, with protein MTIPLKDPNRKKRRLPLFIAAALVIVAVFISLFRDMGVVDSWRLRRTELQLRGEVEKLRQENALLKRTVEDLRGNPAVIEQEARRLGLIKEGENVIVVPQRQDTRPQAPPKPGQKRQ; from the coding sequence ATGACGATCCCCTTGAAGGATCCGAACCGGAAAAAGCGCCGCCTGCCGCTGTTCATCGCAGCGGCCCTGGTGATCGTGGCGGTGTTCATCTCGCTGTTCCGCGACATGGGGGTCGTCGACAGTTGGAGGCTTCGCAGGACGGAGCTCCAACTTCGCGGCGAGGTCGAAAAGCTCCGGCAGGAGAACGCTCTGCTCAAGCGCACGGTCGAGGACCTTCGCGGCAACCCGGCGGTCATCGAACAGGAGGCCCGCCGGCTCGGTCTCATCAAGGAGGGGGAGAACGTCATCGTTGTCCCCCAGCGGCAGGATACCCGTCCGCAAGCCCCCCCAAAGCCCGGCCAAAAACGCCAATAG
- a CDS encoding sensor domain-containing diguanylate cyclase has product MKHFRCLAVLSAPLYLLALFLLRERIPGGTPFLLSAAIGPLAAAYFFVAYLLARNRDDRVPDLFPLLAWGAAAAMEIHAFVPPVARTGVVPAALFFGIAMKFPATVSIPAILYADAWLAAVPGPIESEIYYTSAMALFAGAAGIVVRGGYRKDGRVVNEAREAIARSRALVLPWEGSGNGGSPATGEMTEESSLLRREEELKDGIRQALDRLLGLTGASHVAYIARSGSPGSILHEGFLLSRGAPAAREISLPDTYVPVREATVFRKPFLETGPGARRYAPWKSGPGSAPAGVAAVPVFGDGVVEGVLLAVQDDEGPWGELVIPAMELAGHFVGRDIGRIRELHQGDRYFLRGEWYHRMVRKMAEVGTEEDPDPVGDVRSRREMVYAETAEQVRHQVDADRVLLVESGENAGNGRLAWALSPDGGGPGPEEYESLGNSYVGWVIRTGTQRIFPGGGGPPRSQGVLPVSWEREGERSFLVLPVVGRVGFRGALVCAHPQEKRFLKRHAEIARDITRVMQLGLSHVERLESLTKKATTDGLTGLSNRKAFLERLAVDLARLDGRHPCGVVMLDIDRFKGVNDTYGHPFGDEVLRGVASVLGKGVRKGDTAGRYGGEEFVLYLHMADTERAREGAERFRRMIRQIRFPHEGKEITVTASFGVACSPYHGNGVEELLKHADEALYLSKERGRDRVTVYPG; this is encoded by the coding sequence TTGAAGCACTTCAGGTGCCTGGCGGTTTTGTCCGCTCCGCTGTACCTCCTCGCGCTTTTCCTCCTTCGGGAGCGGATCCCCGGGGGGACCCCTTTCCTCCTTTCCGCCGCGATCGGACCCCTCGCGGCCGCGTACTTCTTCGTGGCGTACCTTCTTGCGCGGAATCGGGACGACCGTGTCCCCGACCTGTTCCCCCTCCTCGCATGGGGAGCGGCCGCGGCCATGGAGATCCACGCGTTCGTTCCACCAGTCGCCCGGACCGGCGTCGTCCCGGCGGCCCTGTTTTTCGGCATCGCAATGAAGTTTCCCGCGACGGTCTCCATTCCGGCGATCCTTTACGCCGACGCATGGCTGGCCGCGGTACCCGGACCGATCGAAAGTGAGATTTACTACACTTCAGCGATGGCCCTGTTCGCGGGAGCGGCGGGCATCGTCGTCCGCGGAGGATATCGGAAGGATGGGCGGGTGGTGAACGAGGCGCGGGAGGCGATCGCCCGGAGCAGGGCGCTGGTCCTTCCGTGGGAGGGTTCGGGAAACGGCGGATCTCCCGCAACCGGGGAGATGACCGAGGAATCCAGCCTGCTCCGGAGGGAAGAGGAACTGAAGGATGGGATCCGGCAGGCGCTGGATCGGCTTCTGGGGCTGACCGGCGCTTCCCATGTCGCCTATATCGCCCGATCAGGATCGCCCGGATCCATTCTCCACGAGGGGTTCCTGCTCAGTCGCGGCGCTCCGGCCGCCCGCGAGATCTCCCTTCCCGACACGTATGTCCCCGTTCGGGAGGCGACCGTTTTCAGGAAACCGTTTCTCGAAACCGGCCCGGGTGCAAGGAGGTACGCTCCGTGGAAAAGCGGCCCGGGGAGCGCTCCCGCCGGGGTCGCCGCCGTTCCCGTTTTCGGGGATGGGGTGGTGGAAGGCGTCCTGCTTGCGGTCCAAGACGATGAGGGGCCATGGGGGGAGCTCGTGATCCCGGCGATGGAGCTGGCGGGGCATTTCGTAGGCCGCGATATCGGGCGGATTCGGGAGCTGCACCAGGGGGACCGGTACTTTCTCCGGGGTGAGTGGTACCACAGGATGGTCCGGAAGATGGCGGAGGTGGGGACGGAAGAAGATCCGGATCCGGTCGGTGACGTGCGATCGAGACGGGAGATGGTCTACGCGGAGACCGCGGAGCAGGTCCGCCACCAGGTCGACGCGGACAGGGTCCTTCTGGTCGAATCGGGCGAGAACGCGGGAAACGGTCGCCTCGCCTGGGCGCTGTCGCCCGATGGGGGGGGGCCGGGACCGGAAGAGTACGAATCTCTCGGGAACAGTTACGTCGGTTGGGTGATCCGTACAGGGACACAGCGCATCTTTCCGGGCGGAGGCGGACCGCCGCGAAGCCAAGGAGTCCTGCCGGTATCGTGGGAGAGGGAAGGGGAGCGATCGTTTCTCGTACTACCGGTGGTGGGCAGAGTTGGATTTCGCGGGGCACTGGTGTGCGCCCACCCGCAGGAGAAACGGTTCCTGAAACGGCACGCGGAGATCGCACGGGACATCACAAGGGTCATGCAGCTCGGGCTATCCCACGTCGAACGGCTCGAATCGCTTACAAAAAAAGCGACAACGGACGGGTTGACCGGTCTGTCGAACCGGAAGGCGTTCCTCGAACGGTTGGCGGTGGATCTCGCGCGGCTCGACGGTCGGCATCCATGCGGCGTCGTGATGCTGGATATCGATCGCTTCAAGGGGGTCAACGATACGTACGGGCACCCGTTCGGCGACGAGGTGCTCCGGGGTGTGGCATCGGTCCTCGGGAAGGGAGTCCGCAAGGGAGACACGGCGGGGCGATATGGAGGGGAGGAGTTCGTGCTCTATCTCCATATGGCGGACACGGAGCGGGCCAGGGAAGGCGCCGAGAGGTTTCGCCGGATGATCCGGCAGATCCGCTTTCCCCACGAGGGGAAGGAGATCACCGTCACCGCTTCCTTCGGCGTCGCGTGCTCCCCTTATCACGGCAACGGGGTGGAGGAGCTCCTGAAACACGCCGACGAGGCCCTCTATCTCTCCAAGGAGCGTGGCCGCGACCGGGTGACGGTGTACCCGGGGTGA